A genome region from Panthera uncia isolate 11264 chromosome A3 unlocalized genomic scaffold, Puncia_PCG_1.0 HiC_scaffold_11, whole genome shotgun sequence includes the following:
- the SERINC3 gene encoding serine incorporator 3 has translation MGAVLGVFSLASWVPCLCSGASCLLCSCCPNSKNSTVTRLIYAIILFLGAAVSCIMLTEGMESQLKKIPGFCEGGFKIKVADIKADQDCDVLVGYKAVYRINFALAIFFFVFSLLMLKVKTSKDPRAAVHNGFWFFKIAAIVGIMVGSFYIPGGHFATAWFVVGMVGAFLFILIQLVLLVDFAHSLNESWVNRMEEGNPRCWYAALLSVTSFCYILSVVFVGLFYTYYTKPDGCTENKFFISINLVLCVVVSVISIHPKIQEHQPRSGLLQSSLITLYTMYLTWSAMSNEPDRSCNPGLFSIVTHMTAPTLAPGNSTAVVPTSGPPSKSGHFLDLENFIGLTGFVLCLLYSSIRTSNNSQVSKLTLSGSDSVILRDTTTNGGSDEEDGQPRRAVDNEKEGVQYSYFLFHFMLSLASLYIMMTLTSWYSPDAKFQSMTSKWPAVWVKISSSWVCLLLYVWTLVAPLVLTNRDFN, from the exons ATGGGGGCTGTGCTGGGCGTCTTCTCCCTCGCCAGCTGG GTTCCGTGCCTTTGCAGTGGTGCGTCATGTCTGCTGTGTAGCTGCTGCCCCAATAGTAAGAATTCCACGGTGACCCGCCTCATCTACGCCATCATTCTCTTCCTGGGCGCTGCTGTGTCCTGTATCATGCTGACAGAAGGGATGGAGTCTCAGCTGAAGAAG ATCCCTGGATTCTGTGAAGGGGGGTTTAAAATCAAGGTGGCTGATATAAAGGCAGATCAAGATTGTGACGTGCTGGTTGGTTATAAAGCTGTATATCGGATCAACTTTGCCTTGGccatctttttctttgtcttctctctgctcatgttaaaagtaaaaacaagtaaAGATCCCAGAGCAGCAGTACACAATGG gttTTGGTTCTTCAAAATTGCTGCCATTGTTGGTATCATGGTTGGCTCTTTCTACATCCCTGGGGGCCATTTTGCCACAG CCTGGTTTGTTGTTGGCATGGTAGGGGCCTTTTTGTTCATCCTCATCCAGCTAGTGCTGTTGGTAGACTTTGCTCACTCTTTGAATGAATCATGGGTAAATCGAATGGAAGAAGGAAATCCAAGGTGTTGGTATGCTG CTTTACTCTCCGTCACAAGCTTCTGTTACATCCTGTCAGTCGTGTTTGTCGGGTTATTCTATACATACTACACCAAACCGGATGGCTGCACGGAGAACAAGTTCTTCATTAGTATTAATTTGGTCCTTTGCGTTGTGGTTTCTGTGATATCCATCCACCCAAAAATTCAG GAACACCAGCCTCGTTCTGGTCTCTTGCAGTCCTCTCTCATCACCCTGTACACCATGTACCTCACCTGGTCAGCCATGTCCAATGAACCTG atCGTTCCTGCAACCCTGGCCTGTTCAGCATTGTTACACACATGACCGCACCAACTTTGGCTCCTGGAAATTCAACTGCTGTAGTCCCTACCTCTGGTCCGCCCTCAAAGAGTGGGCATTTTCTGGATCTAGAGAATTTTATTGGGCTGACAGGCTTTGTTCTCTGCCTTTTGTATTCTAG CATCCGCActtccaacaatagccaagtaAGTAAGCTGACCTTGTCAGGAAGTGACAGTGTGATCCTCCGTGATACAACCACCAATGGTGGCAGTGATGAAGAAGATGGACAGCCTCGGCGGGCTGTggacaatgagaaagaaggagtgCAGTACAGCTACTTCTTATTCCACTTCATGCTCTCCTTGGCTTCCTTGTACATCATGATGACCCTGACCAGTTGGTACAG tcCTGATGCAAAGTTCCAGAGCATGACCAGCAAGTGGCCAGCCGTGTGGGTCAAGATCAGCTCCAGCTGGGTCTGCCTCCTCCTTTATGTCTGGACCCTTGTGGCTCCACTCGTCCTCACCAATCGTGACTTCAACTGA